The following coding sequences are from one uncultured Desulfobacter sp. window:
- a CDS encoding exonuclease domain-containing protein codes for MMLNKKNKFLCFAAASILFPSIFFLSIMAVFWLRLSPTNQDLLCEMIKADGVYFFIGFLLFFEIVGYTVYSVLNKFFIPLSKIPDEISVMSTVNCAHRINIEGGKEILKIVNAINLFADHYENVKRTIKEEINRKRAELKIEKNMLASFFDELPQGIIACNTEGQINLFNKKAKILEAPNHIIGIGRSIFNIIDREIITNALYEINVKKPDKHAAASSSFITLGPSNVLIKADISPITDQRNNFAGFIVVFYNIGKDFELYAKIDNIFKGTANDILSYLDKMKKEKTDTTEISLIEDNLKKSERTYIDKVKERLPFLVVSDRDILTTIQKRAGETLDIALKPTFPAHINWIRIETYSFIYAFLSILTLMKKKTFRRAFSCTLSKESNFLAFFFHIPNAERNRDIFKDDNLFLSLKDFLNYHEAQISLSFNEESEKGIKILIPLAEMKESEEVRNIVIARDAYERPDFFDFDLFAKRKTDTRLNEMPLKEIVYTVFDTETTGLDTKNDEIISIGAVRIVNGRILTTEKFDQLIDPKMPIPLESERIHGISDKMVQAKPDIKEVLPLFHKFCEDTVLVAHNAAFDMKMFSRKETETQIKFNAPVLDTLLIALIVYPMVEKHNMVSIARFAGIDIVGRHTALGDASATAQIFLKFIPLLAKKGIHTLHDAIEASKKTLYSKLKY; via the coding sequence ATGATGTTAAACAAAAAAAATAAATTTTTATGTTTTGCAGCCGCTTCTATTCTGTTCCCATCTATTTTCTTTTTATCGATCATGGCGGTTTTCTGGCTAAGACTTTCCCCCACAAATCAGGATCTTTTATGTGAAATGATAAAGGCGGACGGAGTCTACTTTTTCATCGGTTTTCTCCTTTTTTTTGAGATTGTCGGCTACACGGTCTATAGCGTCTTGAATAAATTTTTTATTCCCTTGAGCAAAATCCCCGATGAAATATCCGTTATGTCAACAGTGAATTGCGCCCACCGGATAAACATTGAAGGTGGAAAAGAGATATTAAAGATTGTTAACGCCATCAACCTGTTTGCCGATCACTACGAAAATGTGAAAAGAACCATCAAAGAAGAGATCAACAGAAAAAGGGCTGAACTGAAAATAGAAAAAAATATGCTCGCCTCATTTTTCGACGAACTGCCCCAGGGGATCATCGCTTGCAACACCGAAGGCCAGATAAACCTTTTCAATAAAAAAGCCAAAATTTTAGAGGCCCCAAACCATATCATCGGCATCGGCAGATCTATTTTCAACATTATTGATCGAGAGATCATCACCAATGCGCTTTATGAAATAAACGTGAAAAAACCGGACAAACATGCAGCCGCATCATCGTCTTTCATCACCCTGGGCCCCAGCAACGTTTTGATCAAGGCGGACATCTCGCCGATCACGGACCAACGTAACAATTTTGCAGGTTTTATCGTCGTCTTTTATAACATAGGAAAAGACTTTGAGCTCTACGCCAAAATAGACAACATCTTCAAAGGCACCGCAAACGATATCCTTTCATATCTTGATAAGATGAAAAAAGAAAAGACGGACACAACGGAAATATCCCTCATAGAAGACAATTTAAAAAAGTCCGAGAGAACCTATATTGATAAAGTAAAAGAGCGTCTGCCCTTTCTGGTGGTTTCGGACAGGGATATCCTGACAACGATCCAGAAAAGGGCCGGGGAAACCCTTGATATTGCGTTAAAGCCCACATTTCCGGCCCACATCAATTGGATAAGAATCGAAACCTACTCTTTTATCTATGCGTTTTTATCCATTTTGACCCTGATGAAAAAGAAGACATTTAGACGGGCGTTCAGCTGTACACTTTCTAAAGAGTCAAATTTTCTGGCGTTTTTCTTTCATATTCCCAATGCTGAAAGAAACCGGGATATTTTTAAAGATGATAATCTCTTTTTGAGTCTCAAAGATTTTTTGAATTATCATGAGGCGCAAATCAGTTTAAGTTTTAATGAAGAGAGTGAAAAAGGGATAAAAATTCTGATTCCCCTGGCAGAGATGAAAGAGTCGGAGGAGGTGCGCAATATTGTTATTGCCCGGGATGCATACGAACGGCCCGATTTTTTCGATTTCGATCTTTTTGCAAAGCGAAAAACCGACACCCGATTAAATGAGATGCCTTTAAAAGAGATCGTCTATACGGTTTTCGATACGGAAACCACCGGGCTCGATACCAAAAACGACGAAATCATTTCCATCGGCGCGGTCAGAATCGTAAACGGCAGGATTTTAACAACGGAAAAGTTTGATCAGCTGATAGATCCGAAAATGCCCATTCCACTCGAATCTGAAAGGATTCACGGCATCAGCGACAAGATGGTTCAGGCAAAACCGGATATCAAAGAGGTGTTGCCGCTTTTTCATAAATTCTGCGAAGATACGGTTTTGGTGGCCCATAATGCAGCCTTTGATATGAAGATGTTCTCAAGAAAAGAGACGGAAACCCAAATTAAATTTAATGCCCCGGTGTTGGACACCCTACTGATTGCCTTAATCGTTTATCCGATGGTGGAAAAGCACAATATGGTCTCCATCGCCCGATTTGCAGGCATCGATATTGTCGGACGCCACACGGCCCTAGGGGATGCCTCGGCAACGGCCCAGATTTTTCTTAAATTCATCCCACTGCTTGCCAAAAAAGGGATACATACGTTACATGACGCGATTGAGGCGTCCAAAAAGACGCTATACTCAAAACTGAAATATTGA
- the polA gene encoding DNA polymerase I — protein sequence MAAPKTIYLIDGSAFLYRAFHAIRSLATSKGHPTNATFGFTRILLKLLKDKDPKYAGVFFDVKGPTFRHKMFDEYKANRPPMPEELAVQIPDIKEVVRALNIPIIEKQGYEADDLVGTYARIAQEQGFKVVMVTGDKDFIQLISDECTLWDPMKDTVTDRTGVKADMGIEPEQFIDVLGLAGDTADNIPGVKGVGVKTAVKLIVDYGSIGGIYEHLDQLKKKKKLHENLTASKEIVDLSRDLAAIDRHVDVEHSLDDFQLQEFDTHKAFELFQSFEFKALATEFSQKADKSEKTYKIVHTTADMEHLAAALEKNGVFAIDTETTALDPMLADLVGISVSYEKDTGFYIPVGHTNTGKIEMPGREEVLRIFKPLLENPDIAKVGQNIKYDFIVLARYGIEIKGIVFDTMIASHLLNPGTRGHGLDRIAMNLFGHKMISYEEVTGKGKDQIGFQEVPLDLAADYAAEDADLTFMAYEALKKQIEDSGLTPLMETIEVPLIRVLAKMEMAGIRVDTDVLGQMSREFEEELKSLEEKIYDLAGEEFNINSSQQLGVILFEKLGLKAGKKTKKKTGYSTDVQVLTQLAETHEMPEKLLRYRTLGKLKSTYVDALASLVHPDTGRIHTSFNQTITVTGRLSSSNPNLQNIPIRKPEGKKIRQAFIPADGYTLISADYSQIELRLLAHCAKDPILIESFQNDEDIHARTALEVFQVLPGLVTDEMRSQAKAINFGIIYGMSAFRLSNELGISRKMAGIYIDNYFARYAGVKKFIDETVEQTRKTCEVSTLFGRKRRLDDIRSSNANLRNFAQRAAVNTPIQGSAADLIKLAMIKMQTALATENMNSKMLLSVHDEIIFEAPEQEKDKLITLAKQVMENVTPLEVPLKVNFGAGANWAEAEH from the coding sequence ATGGCGGCACCAAAAACCATCTACCTGATCGACGGCAGCGCATTTTTATACCGGGCATTTCATGCCATCCGCAGCCTTGCCACGTCAAAGGGTCATCCCACCAATGCCACATTCGGGTTCACCCGGATTCTGCTCAAACTGCTCAAGGATAAAGACCCGAAATACGCAGGCGTTTTCTTTGATGTCAAAGGCCCCACGTTCCGTCACAAAATGTTTGATGAATACAAAGCCAACCGCCCGCCCATGCCCGAAGAGCTGGCGGTCCAAATCCCTGACATCAAAGAAGTTGTCAGGGCATTGAACATCCCCATCATCGAAAAACAGGGATATGAGGCCGATGATCTTGTGGGCACATACGCCCGCATTGCCCAGGAACAAGGGTTTAAGGTGGTCATGGTCACAGGGGACAAGGATTTTATCCAGCTGATCTCCGATGAATGCACCCTGTGGGACCCCATGAAGGACACCGTCACGGACCGGACCGGTGTCAAAGCGGACATGGGCATTGAACCCGAGCAGTTCATTGACGTATTGGGCCTTGCCGGAGACACGGCAGACAATATCCCGGGCGTAAAAGGCGTGGGGGTAAAAACAGCCGTCAAACTGATCGTCGATTACGGGTCCATCGGCGGCATTTACGAGCATCTGGACCAGTTGAAAAAAAAGAAAAAGCTGCATGAAAATCTGACGGCGTCCAAAGAGATCGTTGATCTGAGCCGGGATCTTGCCGCCATTGACCGGCATGTGGATGTCGAGCATTCATTGGATGACTTTCAACTCCAGGAATTTGACACCCACAAAGCCTTTGAACTGTTCCAGTCCTTTGAATTCAAAGCCCTGGCCACAGAATTCTCCCAAAAAGCAGATAAATCAGAAAAAACGTATAAAATCGTTCACACCACTGCCGACATGGAACATCTGGCGGCGGCCCTTGAGAAAAACGGGGTGTTTGCCATTGATACGGAGACCACAGCGCTTGATCCCATGTTGGCGGATCTTGTGGGCATTTCCGTTTCATATGAAAAAGACACCGGGTTTTACATCCCGGTGGGGCACACCAATACAGGCAAAATAGAGATGCCTGGAAGAGAAGAGGTGCTTCGTATTTTCAAGCCCCTGCTGGAAAACCCCGACATTGCCAAGGTCGGTCAAAACATAAAATACGACTTCATTGTTCTGGCCCGTTACGGCATTGAGATCAAAGGCATTGTCTTTGACACCATGATTGCCTCCCACCTGCTCAATCCCGGCACCCGGGGACACGGCCTGGACCGCATTGCCATGAATCTTTTCGGTCACAAAATGATCTCCTACGAAGAGGTGACCGGCAAGGGAAAAGATCAGATCGGATTCCAGGAGGTCCCCCTTGATCTTGCCGCAGACTATGCCGCAGAAGACGCAGATCTGACCTTTATGGCATATGAGGCATTGAAAAAACAGATTGAGGACAGCGGCCTGACCCCGTTGATGGAGACCATTGAAGTGCCGTTGATCCGCGTGCTGGCAAAAATGGAGATGGCAGGTATCCGTGTGGACACGGATGTCCTGGGTCAGATGTCCCGGGAGTTTGAAGAAGAACTAAAATCCCTTGAAGAAAAGATCTACGACCTTGCCGGAGAAGAATTCAACATCAATTCCTCCCAGCAGCTCGGGGTGATTCTCTTTGAAAAATTAGGGCTTAAAGCGGGTAAAAAAACCAAGAAAAAAACCGGGTATTCCACGGATGTTCAAGTGCTCACCCAGCTTGCCGAAACCCATGAGATGCCCGAAAAACTGCTGCGGTACAGGACGCTGGGCAAACTGAAATCCACCTATGTGGACGCTCTGGCTTCCCTGGTTCACCCGGACACCGGGCGCATCCATACCTCCTTTAACCAGACCATCACCGTGACCGGCCGCCTGTCATCGTCCAATCCCAATCTGCAGAACATTCCCATCCGCAAACCCGAAGGCAAAAAAATCCGGCAGGCGTTTATCCCGGCAGACGGTTATACCCTGATTTCCGCCGATTATTCCCAGATTGAACTGCGGCTGCTGGCCCATTGCGCCAAGGATCCCATTCTCATTGAATCCTTCCAAAACGACGAGGATATTCATGCCCGAACGGCACTGGAAGTATTCCAGGTGCTGCCCGGCCTTGTCACCGATGAGATGCGCAGCCAGGCCAAAGCTATCAATTTCGGTATCATTTACGGCATGAGCGCATTCCGCCTGTCCAATGAGCTTGGGATCAGCCGGAAAATGGCCGGCATTTATATTGACAACTATTTCGCGCGTTATGCAGGGGTAAAAAAATTCATTGACGAGACCGTCGAACAGACCCGGAAGACCTGCGAGGTCTCCACCTTGTTCGGCAGAAAACGCAGGCTGGACGACATTCGGTCGTCCAACGCCAATCTGCGCAACTTTGCCCAAAGGGCTGCGGTGAACACGCCCATCCAGGGCAGTGCCGCGGATTTGATCAAACTTGCCATGATCAAAATGCAAACCGCCCTTGCAACGGAAAACATGAATTCTAAAATGCTTTTATCCGTGCATGATGAAATTATTTTTGAAGCACCGGAACAGGAAAAAGACAAACTCATAACCCTGGCAAAACAGGTTATGGAGAACGTAACGCCCCTGGAAGTACCCCTGAAGGTGAACTTTGGTGCCGGAGCCAATTGGGCCGAGGCAGAGCATTAG
- the purN gene encoding phosphoribosylglycinamide formyltransferase has protein sequence MVEKLKVGTLISGGGTNLQAIIDACAQGRIDARIVFTGSDVDGVKGLDRAKKAGIDTFVVDYARIIADCRNARDIDDLLPNDFDPADILKKQRLVDVEKNPEKAWFFIKSRVIAERRLLDYMESYDMDLLVLAGFMRMFTPYFIDRINTGATGHRIMNIHPALLPSFPGLDGYGDTFRYGCKIGGCTVHYVDYGEDSGPIIGQKAFEIADGDTLDDVKEKGLKKEWELYPACIQKFALAR, from the coding sequence ATGGTTGAAAAATTAAAGGTCGGCACACTCATCTCCGGCGGCGGCACCAACCTGCAGGCCATTATTGATGCCTGCGCCCAGGGACGCATTGACGCTCGGATTGTCTTTACCGGATCGGATGTCGACGGGGTCAAAGGCCTGGATCGGGCAAAAAAGGCGGGGATTGATACCTTTGTGGTGGATTATGCCCGGATCATTGCCGATTGCCGCAACGCCCGGGATATTGACGACCTGCTTCCCAACGATTTTGACCCAGCGGATATTTTAAAGAAACAGCGGCTGGTGGACGTGGAAAAGAACCCTGAAAAAGCCTGGTTTTTTATAAAATCCCGGGTCATTGCCGAACGCCGTCTCTTGGACTATATGGAATCCTATGACATGGATTTGCTCGTTCTGGCCGGGTTTATGCGGATGTTTACCCCGTATTTCATTGACCGGATTAATACCGGCGCCACGGGCCACCGGATTATGAATATCCATCCGGCACTTTTGCCTTCATTTCCCGGGCTCGACGGATATGGTGATACCTTCCGGTATGGGTGCAAAATCGGCGGCTGTACGGTTCACTATGTTGATTACGGGGAGGACTCTGGGCCGATCATCGGCCAGAAGGCATTTGAAATAGCCGATGGGGATACCCTGGACGATGTTAAAGAGAAAGGGTTGAAAAAGGAGTGGGAACTCTATCCGGCCTGTATTCAAAAGTTTGCCCTGGCCCGGTGA
- a CDS encoding HDOD domain-containing protein, protein MDIFVARQPVFTSDKKLFGYELLFRLSLDNVFPDIDGSVATSGVLANTFFSFGLDEILSGKPGLINFTRDLLLKQTPLLFPKEHIIIEVLENIEPEPEIIEALKAFKSHGFKIALDDFIYDQKFNEMIQLCDFIKFDITATPLDTLAPILASLKDKLDHITLLCEKVETHQEFEQAKAMGFELFQGYFFSKPEIISNKSLATNQVTNLKLLNEVSKQEPALDAIEGMIKNDVGISFKLLTFINSAYFNRPAAVDTVKEAITFLGLQELKKFIYVVVVSGINPGKPNELIRFSLIKARMCEQCAHVLRTRFTPEELFTVGLFSTMDAILDMPMEEILEKIALSEKIKDALLGKNRIFNQLDDLITNFEQGHWDHTRFRGEKDSKLIQKLPAFYLDALKMADAFLAPA, encoded by the coding sequence ATGGATATTTTTGTCGCACGTCAGCCTGTATTTACTTCGGATAAAAAGCTCTTTGGTTATGAACTTTTGTTCAGGCTCAGCCTGGACAATGTATTCCCGGATATCGATGGTTCCGTGGCCACCTCCGGTGTGCTGGCCAATACATTTTTCTCTTTTGGACTTGATGAAATCCTTTCAGGCAAACCCGGATTGATCAATTTTACCCGGGATCTTCTGCTCAAACAGACCCCGCTTCTTTTTCCCAAAGAGCATATTATCATTGAAGTTTTAGAAAACATTGAGCCTGAACCTGAAATCATTGAGGCGCTAAAGGCGTTTAAATCCCATGGATTTAAGATCGCCCTGGATGACTTTATCTATGATCAAAAATTCAATGAGATGATTCAGCTGTGCGATTTCATAAAATTTGATATCACGGCCACCCCCTTGGACACCCTGGCGCCTATTTTGGCGTCCCTGAAAGATAAGCTTGATCATATTACATTGCTGTGTGAAAAAGTGGAAACCCACCAGGAATTTGAACAGGCCAAAGCCATGGGATTCGAACTGTTCCAGGGCTATTTTTTCTCAAAACCGGAAATCATATCAAACAAAAGCCTGGCCACCAACCAGGTCACCAACCTGAAACTGTTAAATGAGGTGTCAAAGCAGGAACCGGCATTGGACGCCATAGAGGGCATGATAAAAAATGATGTGGGCATCTCTTTTAAACTTTTAACATTTATCAATTCAGCCTATTTTAACCGCCCCGCCGCCGTAGACACGGTCAAAGAAGCCATCACCTTTCTGGGGCTGCAGGAATTGAAAAAATTCATTTATGTGGTGGTGGTATCGGGAATAAACCCGGGCAAACCCAATGAATTGATCAGGTTCTCACTGATCAAGGCCCGGATGTGCGAACAATGCGCCCATGTCCTTAGAACCCGGTTTACGCCCGAAGAGTTGTTCACGGTGGGGCTGTTTTCAACCATGGATGCCATTTTGGATATGCCCATGGAAGAAATTCTTGAAAAAATCGCACTGTCTGAAAAAATAAAGGATGCACTTCTGGGAAAAAACCGAATATTCAATCAGCTCGATGACCTGATCACCAACTTTGAACAGGGACACTGGGACCACACCCGGTTTCGGGGGGAGAAGGATTCCAAACTGATTCAAAAACTGCCCGCCTTTTACCTGGATGCCTTGAAAATGGCAGACGCATTTCTTGCCCCTGCCTGA
- a CDS encoding ATP-binding protein, which produces MKPGFKGKLLLGFFVMLMVQGLVIFFWFSQAMKASVLDEIKKQGLSTGTSLAVGLVEPLLALDYLRMKLLVDETTKLSNDIFYTFVLDPEGRILTHTFKNGFPTALKTVNPFSRTSGFSRKLLDTGEEKVYDYAVPITVNQDLLGILRLGLSHTRAEEVVAQVLISTIVIMVLAIFLAGFVGTLLANPVIRSIKKLHDSSEQALRGNLNVHTAPTLAMNCWDIMKCERTECPAYKNYHHRCWYLAGTLCPTCVGGEYAKKIDSCRKCRVYRHCSGDEIQSLAESFDAMTLSLRGNLSDLKKAEKILNDQKARLQTILDAIPDFISLQNAQGRYVSVNKAFCDMLGRSQEQIVGRFNKDLFPSTIAQRYDEEDTSVLVSGTPLVKENRLKDSRGKRWLHVVKVPVPGKDLQSVGLVCSGRDITRFKAVQDQLTHAQKMESVGRLAAGVAHEINTPLGIILGYGQLLLEDVEEEGQVHQDILAIVKQTKICAKIVKDLLNFSRSSESVTAHFDIHTALEEVIEVVEHTFGLNHVTIIRRFHPSPLYVNGDKEKIKQVFINLLHNAFDAIDSNGSILISSEDADQGRQIKISVTDTGCGIGKKDLQKIFDPFYTTKGPDKGTGLGLSVTFGIIKEHNGKIEAYSPPSDKSLSHGTEFVVLLPLDNEPAKGEQDG; this is translated from the coding sequence ATGAAACCGGGATTCAAAGGCAAACTACTCCTGGGCTTTTTTGTCATGCTCATGGTCCAGGGGCTGGTTATCTTTTTCTGGTTCAGCCAGGCCATGAAAGCCTCGGTGCTCGACGAGATCAAAAAACAAGGACTTTCCACCGGCACCAGCCTGGCCGTGGGGTTGGTGGAACCGCTTCTGGCCTTGGACTATCTGCGCATGAAGCTTCTGGTGGATGAGACCACAAAGTTAAGCAACGATATTTTCTACACCTTTGTCCTGGACCCCGAAGGCCGTATCCTGACCCACACCTTTAAAAACGGTTTTCCAACCGCGCTGAAGACCGTCAACCCCTTCTCCCGGACAAGCGGTTTTTCACGCAAGCTTCTGGATACAGGAGAGGAAAAAGTTTATGACTACGCCGTTCCCATCACCGTCAACCAGGATCTTTTGGGCATCCTTCGCCTAGGGCTTTCCCACACCCGGGCCGAAGAGGTGGTTGCCCAGGTCCTGATCTCCACCATCGTTATCATGGTATTGGCCATTTTTCTGGCGGGATTTGTGGGCACCCTGCTGGCCAACCCGGTGATCCGGAGCATCAAAAAACTCCATGACTCATCGGAACAGGCCCTGCGGGGCAACCTCAACGTTCACACCGCCCCGACCCTTGCAATGAACTGCTGGGACATCATGAAGTGTGAGCGGACGGAATGCCCGGCCTATAAAAATTACCATCACCGGTGCTGGTACCTGGCCGGTACCCTGTGCCCCACCTGTGTGGGCGGCGAATATGCAAAAAAAATAGATTCCTGCCGAAAATGCCGGGTCTACCGGCACTGCTCGGGAGACGAAATCCAGAGCCTGGCCGAAAGTTTTGACGCCATGACGCTCTCTTTGCGGGGCAATTTGTCCGACCTGAAAAAAGCTGAAAAGATTCTTAATGATCAAAAAGCCCGGCTTCAGACCATTTTGGACGCGATTCCCGATTTTATCTCCTTGCAAAATGCCCAAGGCAGGTATGTCTCTGTGAACAAGGCCTTCTGCGACATGCTGGGCAGATCCCAGGAGCAAATCGTGGGGCGTTTCAACAAAGACCTGTTTCCCTCCACCATAGCCCAACGTTACGATGAGGAAGACACGTCGGTCCTTGTGTCCGGCACCCCCCTGGTTAAAGAAAACCGGCTCAAAGATTCCCGGGGTAAACGCTGGCTCCATGTGGTGAAAGTCCCTGTCCCGGGAAAGGACCTTCAGTCTGTGGGCCTGGTCTGCAGCGGCAGGGACATCACCAGGTTCAAAGCGGTCCAGGATCAACTCACCCATGCCCAGAAGATGGAATCCGTGGGCCGCCTGGCCGCAGGGGTGGCCCATGAAATCAACACCCCCCTGGGCATTATCCTGGGTTACGGCCAACTGCTGCTGGAGGATGTGGAAGAAGAGGGACAGGTCCACCAGGATATTTTGGCCATTGTCAAACAAACCAAAATCTGCGCAAAAATCGTCAAGGATCTGCTCAACTTTTCCAGATCCAGCGAAAGCGTGACCGCACACTTTGATATTCATACCGCCCTTGAAGAGGTCATCGAGGTGGTGGAACATACCTTTGGCCTGAACCATGTCACCATCATTCGCCGCTTTCACCCAAGCCCCCTCTACGTGAACGGTGATAAGGAAAAAATCAAGCAGGTTTTTATCAACCTGCTCCACAACGCCTTTGACGCCATTGACAGCAATGGCAGCATTTTGATCAGCTCCGAGGACGCGGACCAGGGCCGTCAAATAAAAATTTCCGTTACAGATACCGGATGCGGCATTGGTAAAAAGGACCTGCAAAAAATATTTGACCCCTTTTACACGACCAAAGGACCGGACAAGGGAACGGGACTTGGGCTTTCGGTCACCTTCGGCATCATCAAAGAGCACAACGGAAAAATCGAGGCCTACTCTCCCCCATCTGATAAATCCCTATCCCATGGAACGGAATTTGTGGTACTTTTGCCCCTGGACAATGAACCTGCGAAAGGAGAACAAGATGGCTGA
- a CDS encoding response regulator, with translation MAEILVLDDVQDAGILIKRILERKGHKVTPFTEEEEAIAHVAKGGTDLAVLDIKLKKMNGVDVLEEMKKKDASIRVIMLTGYPTIETARESLSLGASAYCVKPIDKDELESKVDEVLNA, from the coding sequence ATGGCTGAAATTCTGGTCCTGGACGATGTCCAGGATGCCGGTATCCTCATCAAAAGAATACTGGAACGTAAAGGCCATAAGGTCACCCCCTTTACCGAAGAGGAAGAGGCCATCGCCCATGTGGCCAAGGGCGGGACGGACCTTGCTGTTCTGGATATCAAGCTCAAAAAGATGAACGGCGTGGACGTACTCGAAGAGATGAAAAAAAAGGATGCAAGCATCCGTGTGATCATGCTCACAGGCTATCCCACCATTGAGACGGCCAGGGAAAGCCTCTCTTTGGGGGCATCGGCCTACTGCGTCAAGCCCATTGACAAGGACGAACTGGAATCAAAGGTGGACGAGGTGCTCAACGCCTGA
- a CDS encoding NAD(+)/NADH kinase, protein MSKQRIGLVIKDEDHAQDKAQELIQHIGDRCLVIDTQAPTPPPIPDDLICIVVLGGDGTFLSVARYIGNSNIPLMGIKFGEVGFLAETTEDLLCKSVEAVFEGKFTIRERSRLNIRVVRNHERIVDEDVLNDAVINKAALSRLASCAVYLDDAYLTTYRADGLIVATPTGSTAYSLAAGGPVVHPEVLSTILTPICPFTLTNRPLLIPDHTRVKICLEGSPEDMILTLDGQEGFDIESCDRIYIQKSRHSVKMISFDDHSYFKVLKTRLHWSGGRS, encoded by the coding sequence GTGAGTAAGCAGCGCATCGGACTTGTAATCAAAGATGAGGACCACGCCCAGGACAAAGCCCAGGAATTGATTCAGCACATCGGGGACAGATGCCTGGTCATTGATACCCAGGCCCCAACACCGCCACCCATCCCCGACGATCTGATCTGCATTGTTGTGCTCGGCGGAGACGGCACATTCCTAAGCGTGGCCCGGTATATTGGTAATTCTAACATTCCTTTGATGGGCATCAAATTCGGCGAGGTGGGATTTCTGGCCGAAACCACGGAGGATCTTCTGTGTAAATCGGTTGAGGCGGTATTTGAAGGAAAGTTCACGATCCGGGAGCGAAGCCGCCTGAATATCCGGGTGGTTCGAAACCATGAACGCATCGTGGACGAGGATGTCCTAAATGACGCGGTTATTAATAAAGCGGCCCTGTCACGGCTTGCCTCATGTGCCGTGTATCTGGATGATGCCTACCTGACCACCTACCGGGCCGACGGCCTGATTGTGGCCACGCCCACGGGTTCCACGGCCTACTCACTGGCCGCAGGTGGACCGGTGGTTCATCCGGAAGTTCTCTCCACCATCCTGACCCCGATCTGCCCGTTTACCCTGACCAACCGGCCCTTGCTCATTCCGGATCATACCCGGGTAAAAATATGTCTGGAGGGCAGCCCCGAGGATATGATTTTAACCCTGGACGGTCAGGAGGGGTTTGACATAGAGAGCTGCGACAGGATTTACATTCAAAAAAGCCGCCACAGCGTTAAAATGATCTCCTTTGATGATCACTCCTATTTCAAGGTGCTCAAAACACGGCTCCACTGGAGCGGCGGCAGATCCTGA
- a CDS encoding phosphate/phosphite/phosphonate ABC transporter substrate-binding protein, with product MNTFKIFFAAALIFLVAGCGDDEPVIKVNLNWTEQVTFTEEPDQITYAYLPQYSHTVSYTRHHGLINYLRKKTGLNIKQIFPDTFDQHMKMVGNRQIDISFSNPLIYVKIAQKYGARAFALIVEAAGEHRFRGQIITRNDNPAIQSLGECRGKRWIAVDPSSAGGYLFPLGHFFSQGIFTDDFKAIDFAPGPGGKQEKVILAVVTGRYDIGTIREGALDVVTGRIDVSKIRILARTRTYPGWVYAARKGLDPESLDKIKKALAALDFNREDHREILEAADFFKVIPAGDDDFQAVRELMETLGMGLTP from the coding sequence ATGAATACCTTCAAAATATTTTTTGCAGCTGCCTTGATTTTCCTGGTCGCCGGCTGCGGTGATGACGAACCCGTGATCAAGGTGAATTTAAACTGGACCGAACAGGTGACGTTCACAGAAGAGCCGGATCAGATTACCTATGCCTACCTGCCCCAGTATTCCCATACGGTCTCATACACCCGCCACCATGGCCTGATCAACTACCTGCGAAAAAAAACCGGACTGAATATCAAGCAGATCTTCCCGGACACCTTTGACCAGCATATGAAAATGGTGGGAAACAGGCAGATTGACATCTCCTTTTCCAATCCTTTGATCTATGTCAAAATCGCCCAAAAATACGGGGCAAGGGCCTTTGCCCTGATCGTCGAAGCTGCCGGCGAGCACAGATTCAGAGGTCAGATCATCACCCGGAATGACAACCCGGCCATCCAAAGTCTTGGGGAGTGCAGGGGCAAACGATGGATCGCTGTGGATCCGTCATCGGCCGGCGGTTATCTCTTTCCCCTGGGCCACTTTTTCAGCCAAGGCATTTTCACCGATGATTTTAAAGCCATCGATTTTGCGCCCGGCCCCGGGGGAAAACAGGAGAAGGTGATCCTTGCCGTGGTGACCGGCCGGTACGATATCGGCACCATACGTGAGGGAGCCCTGGATGTGGTTACCGGCAGGATTGATGTCTCCAAAATCCGAATATTGGCCCGGACCCGAACCTATCCGGGATGGGTATATGCCGCCCGGAAAGGCCTGGACCCGGAGAGTCTGGACAAAATCAAAAAGGCCCTGGCGGCACTGGATTTTAACCGGGAGGACCACCGGGAGATACTGGAGGCGGCTGATTTTTTCAAGGTGATTCCAGCCGGCGATGATGATTTTCAAGCCGTCCGGGAGCTGATGGAGACATTAGGTATGGGGTTGACGCCATGA